In Cicer arietinum cultivar CDC Frontier isolate Library 1 chromosome 1, Cicar.CDCFrontier_v2.0, whole genome shotgun sequence, one DNA window encodes the following:
- the LOC101490424 gene encoding uncharacterized protein gives MEEHLGSIFNYQESSDQLRQKLIDTMLELENTRNMKTDLLNLLEMAYRERDQAREQLQILVKKLVPSTSNKFYEPQHDNNNNLVMFQTTKANSSITESNSPSHVSSPVDSLIEAVSSPEFSNIGVDSHNMCFYKKNLGHDFNGSLNKCEVDIASGVIDLLAKGKVLPQKGKLLEAVINAGPLLQNLVLSGPLPTWKNPPPLSSIKIPPFGIKEIDELNSFQNSTIQCSHSSGSTPILNIASVTPSSCHNNTWELTSNSCLKKQKLQYF, from the exons ATGGAAGAACATCTGGGTTCAATATTCAATTATCAAGAA aGCTCTGATCAATTGAGGCAGAAGCTCATAGACACAATGCTTGAACTCGAGAACACAAGGAATATGAAAACTGATTTACTCAACCTTCTTGAAATGGCTTATAGAGAAAGAGATCAAGCAAGAGAACAACTTCAAATTCTAGTGAAAAAATTGGTCCCTTCAACCTCAAACAAGTTTTATGAACCCCAAcatgacaacaacaacaaccttgTAATGTTTCAAACAACAAAAGCAAACTCAAGCATAACAGAATCCAATAGTCCATCACACGTGTCATCTCCAGTTGATTCTCTTATTGAAGCAGTTTCTTCTCCTGAGTTTTCAAATATTGGTGTTGATTCACATAACATGtgtttttacaaaaagaatTTGGGTCATGACTTCAATGGGTCACTTAATAAATGTGAGGTTGATATTGCAAGTGGTGTGATTGATTTACTAGCAAAAGGAAAAGTTTTGCCACAAAAGGGTAAACTTCTTGAAGCTGTAATCAATGCTGGGCCTTTACTTCAAAATCTTGTTCTTTCTGGGCCACTTCCTACATGGAAAAATCCACCTCCTTTGAGTTCCATAAAAATTCCACCTTTTGGCATCAAAGAAATTGATGAGCTCAATTCATTTCAGAATTCAACAATTCAATGTTCTCACTCTTCTGGGTCAACGCCAATTCTCAATATCGCAAGTGTCACACCTAGCTCATGCCACAACAATACATGGGAGTTAACTTCAAATTCTTGTCTCAAGAAACAAAAGCTTCAATACTTTTGA
- the LOC101490100 gene encoding large ribosomal subunit protein uL23y codes for MAPKGDVSKKTDPKAQALKAAKAVKSGTAIKKKAKKIRTSVTFHRPKTLTKERNPKYPRISATPRNKLDHYQILKFPLTTESAMKKIEDNNTLVFIVDLRADKKKIKDAVKKMYDIQAKKVNTLIRPDGTKKAYVRLTPDYDALDVANKIGII; via the exons ATGGCTCCCAAAG GTGATGTTTCAAAGAAGACTGACCCAAAGGCACAGGCCTTGAAAGCTGCTAAAGCAGTTAAGTCAGGCACTGCCATTAAGAAGAAGGCAAAAAAGATCCGAACATCTGTTACATTCCATAGGCCAAAGACTTTGACAAAGGAGAGGAACCCAAAATACCCTCGTATTAGTGCTACACCAAGGAATAAGCTTGATCACTATCAGATTCTGAAATTTCCTCTCACTACTGAGTCCGCAATGAAGAAGATTGAAGACAATAACACATTGGTTTTCATTGTTGACTTGCGAGCtgacaaaaagaaaatcaaGGACGCAGTGAAGAAAATGTATGACATCCAAGCCAAGAAAGTTAACACCTTGATCAG GCCTGATGGCACCAAGAAGGCATATGTGAGGTTGACACCTGATTATGATGCTTTGGATGTAGCAAACAAGATTGGAATTATTTAA
- the LOC101491072 gene encoding UDP-galactose/UDP-glucose transporter 5 produces MAESSTTTIGFRDNLWKGIFAISGIMLTLVTYGVLQEKIMRIPYGAEKEYFKYSLFLVFCNRIMTSAVSAGSLLASKKTLDPVAPIYKYSLVSVSNILTTTCQYEALKYVSFPVQTLAKCAKMIPVMVWGTLIMQKRYQGPDYLLAFLVTLGCSVFILYPAGTDISPYSRGRENTVWGVLLMVGYLGFDGFTSTFQDKMFRGYDMEIHNQIFYTTLCSCILSLTGLILQGQMILAVEFVYRHHDCLFDIALLSTVATISQFFISYTIRTFGALTFATIMTTRQLVSIMLSCVWFSHPLSWEQWIGAVIVFASLYAKSFWKKAPQRTTSSVALVQKENSNDLKDSP; encoded by the exons ATGGCAGAATCATCCACCACCACGATTGGTTTCAGAGATAATTTATGGAAAGGCATTTTCGCCATCTCCGGAATCATGCTTACCCTCGTCACCTATGGCGTCTTGcag GAAAAGATCATGAGAATACCATATGGGGCAGAAAAGGAGTATTTCAAGTATTCACTCTTTCTTGTTTTCTGCAACCGCATCATGACGTCTGCTGTTTCTGCTGGTTCTTTGCTG GCAAGTAAAAAAACATTGGACCCAGTGGCTCCTATTTATAAGTATTCGCTTGTGTCAGTATCAAACATACTAACCACAACTTGTCAATACGAG GCCCTCAAATATGTTAGTTTTCCTGTTCAGACTCTTGCAAAGTGTGCGAAAATGATACCGGTTATG GTCTGGGGTACACTTATCATGCAGAAAAGATATCAGGGACCTGACTATTTGTTGGCTTTTTTAGTTACCCTTGGCTGCTCAGTATTTATCTTATATCCG GCAGGAACAGACATAAGTCCATACAGTAGAGGAAGGGAAAATACAGTTTGGGGTGTTCTTCTAATGGTTGGCTATCTTGG ATTTGATGGCTTTACAAGTACATTCCAAGATAAGATGTTTAGAGGCTATGACATGGAGATACATAATCAGATATTTTATACAACATTGTGCTCTTGTATTCTTAGCCTCACAG gTCTTATTTTACAAGGACAAATGATACTAGCAGTAGAGTTTGTATATCGGCATCATGACTGTCTCTTTGACATAGCATTACTTTCGACT GTTGCAACAAttagtcaattttttatttcctaCACAATTCGCACTTTTGGTGCCCTGACATTTGCTACCATAATGACCACAAGACAG TTGGTGAGCATTATGCTATCATGTGTGTGGTTTTCCCATCCTCTTAGCTGGGAACAGTGGATTGGAGCC GTCATTGTCTTCGCCTCCCTTTATGCAAAAAGTTTCTGGAAGAAAGCACCTCAGAGGACAACCTCATCTGTAGCACTTGTTCAAAAGGAGAATTCAAATGATTTGAAGGACAGCCCGTGA
- the LOC101490745 gene encoding monofunctional riboflavin biosynthesis protein RIBA 3, chloroplastic isoform X1, translating to MNSASFHSPLISYVVTNPRFNRSYATRHSARFGSWKNKVRNSAFYAIGFSVVGIEDVFDDSDLTRNENGSLLEDVEIKQENDFFVSDAEGDPDCPSKGYSSIEHALNALRQGKDAKYGTSTGVSAVDRAKTIIALSSLESKSEDFRKPGHVFPLKYRNGGVLRRAGHTEASVDLVALAGLPSFSVLTTLVDVEDGNITSLPNLKSLALEYNLPIVSITDLISDASRYRRKREKLVKRTYISHLPTKWGLFKAYCYRSELDETEHVAVVKGDIGDGQDVLVRVHSECLTGDIFGSARCDCGNQLDMAMQLIEEAGRGVVVYLRGHEGRGIGLGHKLKAYKLQDQGRDTVEANIELGLAIDAREYGIGAQILRDIGVRTMRLMTNNPAKFIGLKGYGLAMIGRVPVLTPITEENKRYLETKRIKMGHIYGSDI from the exons ATGAACTCTGCTTCATTCCATAGTCCTTTAATTTCCTACGTCGTCACAAACCCAAG GTTTAATCGCTCCTATGCTACTCGTCATAGTGCAAGATTTGGCTCGTGGAAGAACAAGGTTCGGAACTCAGCTTTTTATGCTATTGGATTTTCTGTGGTTGGAATAGAAGATGTGTTTGATGATAGTGATTTGACGAGAAATGAAAATGGATCCCTCTTAGAAGACGTTGAAATTAAGCAAGAAAATGATTTCTTTGTGAGTGATGCTGAAGGTGATCCAGATTGTCCCTCTAAAGGGTACTCTTCCATTGAGCATGCCCTTAATGCATTACGGCAAGGAAAG GATGCAAAATATGGAACTTCAACTGGTGTATCAGCGGTAGATAGAGCAAAAACTATTATTGCTCTATCATCTTTGGAGTCAAAATCAGAAGATTTTAGAAAGCCTGGTCACGTTTTTCCTCTAAAATATAGAAATGGTGGGGTTCTTAGGAGAGCTGGTCATACAGAGGCTTCTGTAGATTTAGTTGCATTGGCTGGTTTGCCCTCGTTTTCTGTTCTCACAACTCTTGTTGACGTGGAAGATGGAAATATCACATCTTTACCCAATTTAAAAAGCTTAGCTTTGGAATACAACCTACCAATTGTCTCAATAACTGATTTGATAAG TGATGCTTCAAGGTATCGAAGAAAGCGAGAGAAATTGGTTAAAAGAACTTATATCTCTCATCTTCCTACTAAATGGGGTTTATTTAAAGCATATTGTTATCGTTCAGAGTTGGATGAAACCGAGCATGTGGCTGTTGTAAAG GGAGACATAGGAGATGGGCAAGATGTTCTAGTACGAGTACATTCAGAATGTTTAACCGGTGATATATTTGGATCAGCTCGATGTGATTGTGGCAACCAACTAGATATGGCAATGCAGTTGATTGAAGAAGCTGGAAGGGGAGTAGTTGTGTATCTTAGAGGTCACGAAGGAAGAGGCATTGGGCTAGGTCACAAACTTAAAGCCTATAAGTTGCAGGATCAAGGTCGTGACACAGTCGAAGCAAACATAGAATTGGGGTTAGCTATTGATGCCCGTGAGTATGGGATTGGTGCTCAG ATTTTGAGAGATATTGGAGTTCGAACTATGAGGCTGATGACCAACAATCCAGCAAAGTTCATTGGTCTTAAAGGATATGGTTTGGCTATGATAGGGCGCGTTCCTGTTCTAACACCAATCACTGAAGAAAACAAGCGGTATCTAGaaacaaaaagaattaaaatggGTCATATTTATGGGTCTGATATATAA
- the LOC101490745 gene encoding monofunctional riboflavin biosynthesis protein RIBA 3, chloroplastic isoform X2, with protein sequence MNSASFHSPLISYVVTNPRFNRSYATRHSARFGSWKNKVRNSAFYAIGFSVVGIEDVFDDSDLTRNENGSLLEDVEIKQENDFFVSDAEGDPDCPSKGYSSIEHALNALRQGKDAKYGTSTGVSAVDRAKTIIALSSLESKSEDFRKPGHVFPLKYRNGGVLRRAGHTEASVDLVALAGLPSFSVLTTLVDVEDGNITSLPNLKSLALEYNLPIVSITDLIRYRRKREKLVKRTYISHLPTKWGLFKAYCYRSELDETEHVAVVKGDIGDGQDVLVRVHSECLTGDIFGSARCDCGNQLDMAMQLIEEAGRGVVVYLRGHEGRGIGLGHKLKAYKLQDQGRDTVEANIELGLAIDAREYGIGAQILRDIGVRTMRLMTNNPAKFIGLKGYGLAMIGRVPVLTPITEENKRYLETKRIKMGHIYGSDI encoded by the exons ATGAACTCTGCTTCATTCCATAGTCCTTTAATTTCCTACGTCGTCACAAACCCAAG GTTTAATCGCTCCTATGCTACTCGTCATAGTGCAAGATTTGGCTCGTGGAAGAACAAGGTTCGGAACTCAGCTTTTTATGCTATTGGATTTTCTGTGGTTGGAATAGAAGATGTGTTTGATGATAGTGATTTGACGAGAAATGAAAATGGATCCCTCTTAGAAGACGTTGAAATTAAGCAAGAAAATGATTTCTTTGTGAGTGATGCTGAAGGTGATCCAGATTGTCCCTCTAAAGGGTACTCTTCCATTGAGCATGCCCTTAATGCATTACGGCAAGGAAAG GATGCAAAATATGGAACTTCAACTGGTGTATCAGCGGTAGATAGAGCAAAAACTATTATTGCTCTATCATCTTTGGAGTCAAAATCAGAAGATTTTAGAAAGCCTGGTCACGTTTTTCCTCTAAAATATAGAAATGGTGGGGTTCTTAGGAGAGCTGGTCATACAGAGGCTTCTGTAGATTTAGTTGCATTGGCTGGTTTGCCCTCGTTTTCTGTTCTCACAACTCTTGTTGACGTGGAAGATGGAAATATCACATCTTTACCCAATTTAAAAAGCTTAGCTTTGGAATACAACCTACCAATTGTCTCAATAACTGATTTGATAAG GTATCGAAGAAAGCGAGAGAAATTGGTTAAAAGAACTTATATCTCTCATCTTCCTACTAAATGGGGTTTATTTAAAGCATATTGTTATCGTTCAGAGTTGGATGAAACCGAGCATGTGGCTGTTGTAAAG GGAGACATAGGAGATGGGCAAGATGTTCTAGTACGAGTACATTCAGAATGTTTAACCGGTGATATATTTGGATCAGCTCGATGTGATTGTGGCAACCAACTAGATATGGCAATGCAGTTGATTGAAGAAGCTGGAAGGGGAGTAGTTGTGTATCTTAGAGGTCACGAAGGAAGAGGCATTGGGCTAGGTCACAAACTTAAAGCCTATAAGTTGCAGGATCAAGGTCGTGACACAGTCGAAGCAAACATAGAATTGGGGTTAGCTATTGATGCCCGTGAGTATGGGATTGGTGCTCAG ATTTTGAGAGATATTGGAGTTCGAACTATGAGGCTGATGACCAACAATCCAGCAAAGTTCATTGGTCTTAAAGGATATGGTTTGGCTATGATAGGGCGCGTTCCTGTTCTAACACCAATCACTGAAGAAAACAAGCGGTATCTAGaaacaaaaagaattaaaatggGTCATATTTATGGGTCTGATATATAA